A window of Sander vitreus isolate 19-12246 chromosome 18, sanVit1, whole genome shotgun sequence contains these coding sequences:
- the LOC144533475 gene encoding jun dimerization protein 2-like, which translates to MMPGQIPDPSLAAGSLPCLGPLAGISATTLTDQLKLADFRQLGTMLSPLHFLGRLGKRPLAIKTEMDEDEERRKRRREKNKVAAARCRNKKKERTDFLQRESERLEMVNSDLKAQIEELRLERQQLMVMLNLHRPTCIVRTDSVKTPESEANPLLEQLSADTK; encoded by the exons ATGATGCCGGGACAGATACCTGACCCTTCGCTGGCGGCGGGCTCCCTGCCCTGCCTGGGCCCGCTGGCGGGCATCTCGGCCACCACACTCACTGATCAGCTCAAGCTGGCGGACTTCCGCCAACTGGGCACCATGCTGTCCCCGCTACATTTCCTTGGGAGGCTGGGGAAGAGGCCGCTGGCCATCAAGACAGag ATGGATGAAGATGAGGAAAGGAGGAAACGGAGACGAGAGAAAAACAAGGTAGCAGCAGCGCGATGCCGAAACAAAAAGAAGGAACGGACTGACTTCCTTCAAAGG GAATCGGAGCGTCTGGAGATGGTGAACTCCGACCTAAAGGCCCAGATCGAGGAGCTCCGTCTGGAGAGGCAGCAGCTAATGGTGATGCTCAATCTCCACCGGCCCACCTGCATCGTGAGGACCGACAGCGTCAAAACACCCGAGAGCGAGGCCAACCCCCTGCTGGAGCAGCTGTCCGCCGACACCAAGTGA